A genomic window from Nicotiana sylvestris chromosome 11, ASM39365v2, whole genome shotgun sequence includes:
- the LOC104211602 gene encoding uncharacterized protein has product MQHWIVDAIDSEENRKRLKVKVRDVLNLSGEECIVLEFDYLDEPFGEAQGLIAGFCGILATDCALFPIHFEKWPYLPISYFDHVFDRIVKKRFCFKTVESVARRYVYNSIWKKWSANRLNLWRAFYDPLKSKAQIMENIPAGIPRDQWTSFVDYRFKETTLMAETGRAQLYLDTHKKQDGTYVNEAAKEICEKIELVLSQSTVDESEVSPNDVVGEVLGKEHSGRVRCLGLGAVPSKVFKHARPRFGGMNASSSDASCLNHCQENYNKLLNAHNQSQENYKQMMNAFKAYMIMKEGTIPEQFAEFFASPPTTPRDAASGSLSPTAQEDHLMAIIQVKTIEVFYN; this is encoded by the exons ATGCAACATTGGATTGTAGATGCTATAG atTCAGAAGAAAATAGGAAGAGGCTCAAAGTGAAAGTTAGGGATGTTCTAAATTTATCTGGTGAAGAATGCATCGTGCTTGAATTCGATTACCTGGACGAACCATTTGGAGAAGCACAAGGCCTTATTGCTGGCTTTTGTGGAATTTTAGCAACTGATTGCGCCTTATTTCCAATTCACTTTGAGAAATGGCCATATTTACCTATATCATACTTTGACCATGTATTTGATCGAATTGTAAAG AAACGGTTTTGTTTTAAGACAGTCGAGTCAGTTGCACGGCGTTATGTTTATAATTCTATTTGGAAAAAGTGGAGCGCGAATAGGCTAAACTTGTGGAGAGCATTCTATGATCCACTCAAAAGTAAAGCTCAGATTATGGAAAATATTCCGGCTGGGATTCCACGGGATCAGTGGACTTCATTTGTTGATTACCGTTTTAAAGAAACAACTTTG ATGGCTGAGACTGGACGCGCACAGCTTTATCTTGATACTCATAAGAAACAAGATGGAACATATGTGAATGAGGCGGCAAAGGAGATATGT gaaaaaattgagcTTGTTTTGAGCCAAAGCACGGTGGATGAGTCTGAAGTTTCGCCGAATGATGTTGTTGGTGAAGTGCTAGGAAAAGAGCACTCTGGAAGGGTAAGGTGCTTAGGATTAGGAGCTGTCCCTAGCAAAGTTTTTAAACATGCAAGACCTCGTTTTGGTGGTATGAATGCTTCAAGTAGTGATGCTTCATGTTTGAACCATTGCCAAGAGAACTACAATAAATTGTTGAATGCTCACAACCAAAGCCAAGAGAACTACAAACAAATGATGAATGCTTTCAAGGCATATATGATAATGAAAGAAGGGACAATACCGGAGCAATTTGCGGAGTTCTTTGCTTCTCCTCCTACAACG CCTAGAGATGCAGCTAGTGGATCCCTATCACCCACGGCTCAAGAAGATCATCTGATGGCAATAATCCAAGTGAAAACAATTGAAGTTTTTTATAATTGA
- the LOC138880926 gene encoding uncharacterized protein yields the protein MSRNTPEYLLGLNQFIEFAFKNGAIRDRIKCACPKCGFRKWQTKDIVFYHLGCKPFPENYVTWFMHREMDVVHSSNNIEVTHDTIPPENPIELLINEAFGGLRHESVDVGPSQVVGEEEMLNEMPASYNKDFFDLLINGNQELYEGSKYSKLEFLLKLYHIKCLSGLSNKEMTMILDLLRDAFKFAKIPISFYEAKNTINKLCLDYVKIDACPNDCMLYWEDDIDEETCKYCHASRWKPDKKSNKMLCLLQTAEHMRWHTVGGNKDGIIRHPRDGEAWKRFDSTFPEFSSDPRNVRLGLASDGLNPFGMMSTNYSIWSVILVPYNLPPWLCMKQPNFILSMMILGPRTAGNNIDVYLQPLIKELNELWSKGVEIFDSSKDEIFRMRAALMWTNLVDFGIVESGALLAIVDFWQEITNLD from the exons ATGTCGAGGAACACACCAGAATATTTGCTTGGTTTGAATCAATTTATAGAATTTGCATTTAAGAATGGAGCTATAAGAGATAGAATAAAATGTGCATGTCCTAAATGTGGCTTTAGAAAGTGGCAGACTAAAGATATAGTATTTTACCATTTGGGCTGCAAACCATTCCCTGAAAATTATGTCACTTGGTTTATGCATAGGGAAATGGATGTGGTGCATAGTTCTAACAACATAGAGGTTACCCATGATACAATACCTCCCGAAAATCCTATAGAATTATTGATTAATGAAGCATTTGGGGGCTTAAGACATGAGAGCGTTGATGTAGGTCCATCACAAGTAGTGGGAGAAGAAGAAATGTTAAACGAAATGCCAGCTTCATACAACAAAGACTTTTTTGACTTGCTTATAAATGGAAATCAAGAACTGTACGAAGGGTCCAAGTACTCAAAGTTAGAGTTTTTGTTAAAGTTATATCACATAAAGTGTTTGTCTGGGTTGAGTAACAAGGAAATGACTATGATACTAGATCTACTTAGGGATGCATTTAAATTTGCAAAAATCCCTATATCTTTTTATGAGGCCAAGAATACCATCAATAAGTTGTGTCTTGATTATGTTAAGATCGATGCTTGTCCGAATGACTGCATGTTGTACTGGGAAGATGATATTGATGAAGAAACATGCAAGTATTGCCACGCTTCTAGGTGGAAGCCTGATAAGAAAAGCAACAAAATGTTGTGTCTGCTTCAG ACGGCAGAGCATATGAGATGGCATACGGTGGGTGGTAACAAAGATGGAATCATAAGGCATCCTAGAGACGGTGAGGCATGGAAGAGGTTTGATTCAACGTTTCCTGAATTTTCTTCTGATCCTCGAAATGTTCGATTAGGCCTAGCTAGtgatggtcttaacccttttgggATGATGAGTACTAATTATAGCATTTGGTCAGTGATTTTGGTTCCATATAATCTTCCACCTTGGTTGTGTATGAAGCAACCAAATTTTATCCTCTCAATGATGATTCTAGGTCCACGTACGGCGGGGAATAATATAGATGTATACCTGCaaccccttattaaggagttGAATGAGTTGTGGAGTAAAGGTGTGGAAATTTTTGATTCATCAAAGGATGAAATATTTAGAATGCGAGCAGCTCTTATGTGGACA AACCTTGTCGACTTCGGCATAGTAGAAAGTGGTGCTTTATTGGCCATCGTCGATTTTTGGCAAGAAATCACAAATTTAGATTGA